A single window of Bacteroidota bacterium DNA harbors:
- a CDS encoding type IX secretion system membrane protein PorP/SprF, producing the protein MKASKNIIKAACVGLLLLTNVVDTKAQYDAMFTQYMFNEMFINPGYAGSRDALSATALHRQQWLNFPGRPITTTFSMHGPMMGNKMGIGLSFLNEKIGVLNRNLVYLSYAYRIKTSANSNLALGLMGGIHNQVNKFSELKTTESGDIQLSQNSPSMLAPNFGFGAYWSDKKMYAGISIPRMIDDRVLFDASGNATKIVKMDPSKFHYYLTVGRLFDLAESLKLKGQLMVKAVQNAPVEFDINANFLIKEMIWAGLSYRSNSDASILLGVQLGPQFVFSYSYDYALTKIQKYSQGSHEIALGYTFTYKGKKIVTPRYF; encoded by the coding sequence ATGAAAGCAAGTAAAAATATCATCAAAGCAGCATGTGTTGGTTTACTTTTGTTAACTAACGTTGTGGACACCAAGGCACAATACGATGCCATGTTTACACAGTACATGTTTAACGAAATGTTTATCAATCCGGGCTATGCCGGCAGTCGCGATGCTTTATCAGCAACAGCCTTACATCGTCAGCAATGGCTTAATTTTCCGGGAAGACCAATAACAACTACATTCTCCATGCACGGACCAATGATGGGAAATAAAATGGGTATTGGATTAAGCTTCCTGAATGAAAAGATCGGAGTACTTAACCGTAATTTAGTTTATTTAAGCTATGCGTACCGCATTAAAACAAGCGCCAACAGTAATTTGGCATTAGGTTTAATGGGTGGTATTCACAACCAGGTAAATAAGTTTTCCGAGTTAAAAACAACAGAGTCAGGTGACATTCAGCTTTCACAAAACTCACCGAGTATGTTAGCACCAAATTTTGGTTTCGGCGCTTATTGGAGTGATAAAAAAATGTATGCAGGCATTTCCATTCCTCGTATGATTGATGATCGTGTTTTATTTGATGCTTCAGGTAATGCTACTAAAATTGTAAAAATGGATCCTTCCAAATTCCATTATTATTTAACTGTAGGTCGCCTATTTGATTTAGCTGAAAGCTTAAAACTAAAAGGGCAATTAATGGTAAAAGCCGTACAAAATGCACCGGTTGAATTTGACATTAATGCGAACTTTTTAATAAAAGAAATGATTTGGGCAGGATTGTCTTACCGAAGTAACTCTGATGCTTCAATTTTGCTTGGCGTTCAATTAGGTCCTCAATTTGTTTTCTCTTATTCGTATGATTACGCTTTAACTAAAATCCAAAAGTATTCACAGGGTTCACACGAGATTGCATTAGGATATACTTTTACTTATAAAGGAAAGAAAATTGTTACACCACGTTATTTTTAA